In Triticum dicoccoides isolate Atlit2015 ecotype Zavitan unplaced genomic scaffold, WEW_v2.0 scaffold177749, whole genome shotgun sequence, the sequence GAATCAAACATCAACCATAGTTTCAAAATCTGAACGTGTTTCAGCAAGTCGATGCGTCACCTGGGGATGGCTCCCTGATCTTGTCGAAGTAGGTGCAGTACTGGGGAGGGATGTTCTGCAGCGAGATCCGGCGGGAGTGCGACACGACGGCGCTAAGCTTGCGCCATTTGGCCGTCATCACGTCGTGCCCGAAGGCGAAGATGTCCTCCTTGCCGTGCAGGTTGGCCAGTATGGTCTTGAAGATGGCAAGCATCCGGAGCTGGGTGTCGCGGGACGCGCCCATGGTGTTCTGCATAATGTAGTCATTGACCCTCTTGGCCACCTTCTCGTCCCTTATCAGCGCCCACCTGCGCAGTGCAACACATTATATGTGTGTGCAGTATGTCTATTGTTTTCCGCGTGGGTGCGTGTGCGTACCCGAATCGACTGCTGGCATGGCCGGAGAGCT encodes:
- the LOC119344644 gene encoding tryptophan aminotransferase-related protein 3-like translates to MLFTTSKLSGHASSRFGWALIRDEKVAKRVNDYIMQNTMGASRDTQLRMLAIFKTILANLHGKEDIFAFGHDVMTAKWRKLSAVVSHSRRISLQNIPPQYCTYFDKIREPSPAYAWVKCEREEDSDCSDVLLKAKIITRSGVWNDASSRYTRISLIKSQDDFDLLLERITEFVDAELTAAGSNSM